The Thermasporomyces composti region CAAGCCTCCTGAGGTGTCGAGGTGAAAGTCGGGCGGCAGCCCTCGACCGTCGTCCTCGACAACCACCTTGAGCCGGCCGTCGCTCCGATCGACGATCACGTCGACTCGACCGCCGCGTCGGCCGACACCATGTTGGACGGCGTTCTGGGCGACCTCCGTGATCACCATCGCGAGGGGCGTGGCGCGCTCCGCGTCCAACATCCCGAAGGTTCCGACTCGTCGCGGAACGACCCTCGTTTCCGGGATGGAGACCTCCGCCACCATCGCGAGGACCCGGTCGGCCACCTCGTCGAAATTGACCCGCTCGTCGAACCCGGTTGACAGGGTCTCGTGCACGATCGCGATCGTGCCCACGCGACGGACGGCCTCCTCGAGCGCCTCGCGACCACCCGCTGTTCCGATCCGGCGCGCTTGCAGCCGTAGCAGAGCCGCCACCGTCTGCAGGTTGTTCTTGACGCGGTGGTGGATCTCTCGGATCGTCGCCTCTTTGGTGAGCAGCTCCCGCTCGCGCCGGCGCAAGTCCGTGACGTCACGCAGCAGAACGACCGCGCCGACGGGCGTCCCTTTGGGCATGAGCGGGATGATCCGCATGCTCACCACGGCGGCGGAATTCTCAATCTCCGTCTCCCGAGGAGCCCGCCCCGACATGATCGCCGCGAGGGCTTCGTCGACAGGCCTGCGAGACGGCGGCACGAGGGCGGCGGTCGTCGTGCCGAGGTGACAGCCGAGCAGATCGCCGATCAGGCCGAGTCGACGATAGGCCGACTGCGCGTTGGGACTGGCGTAGGTGACGATCCCGTTCACGTCCAGGCGGATCAGCCCATCGCCCACACGAGGCGCGGCCCCCAGGTCGACTCGCTCCCCCGGCAACGGGAAGCTGCCCTCACTGATCATCTGGGCGAGATCGGTCGCGGTTTTCAGGTAGGTCAGTTCGAGTCGGCTGGGCGTGCGAACCGAGAGCAGATTCGTATTGCGGGTGATGACGCCCAAGACACGGTCGAGGCGACGGACCGGGATGCATTCGACCCGCACGGGCACCGCGTCGCGCCACTCCGGGTCACCGTCGCGGCAGATCCGACCCTGGTCGAAGGAGGCGTCGAGCAGGGAACGCCGTCCCCGAGGCACGAACGTCCCGACCAGGTCGTCGACGTGCGCGGTCGGCCCGGTCGTCGGCCGCATCTGCGCGCAGGCCCAGAAGCCCAACCCGTCGCGGTCGGGAACCCACAGGACCAGGTCCGCGAAGGACAGATCGGCCAGCATCTGCCACTCGGCGACGAGCCGATGCAGCCATTCGCGGTCGTCGTCGTCGAGGTCGGTGTACCGCTGGACGACGTCATCGAGGGAGGGCACGCCGGAAGCGTATCCCCGGGCCCGACCTGGGTCCCGACACAACGTTCGGCCTCCGTCGTCGCGCTCCGCCGAGGGCGGCCGTTCAGGACGACCGGAGCTCGGAGGCGTGCGGTCGAGAGGTCGCGCGACCGGTTCCGGCCGTCCCGACGAAGCCCCGTCGCGGTGCGTGTTCACCGATGATCGACAGGCCCCACCTACCCTCGAAGCGACGAAGGTCATCTGGAAAGATGTCCGCGTGGGGGTTCGTTCAGCCTATTGGGAACAGGTCCGCGCGAGCGGCTTCAGGCTGCCCGACGACCGCCCGCTCGACGACCTCACGACCGAACTGGTCGAGATGTTGGGTGACCCGGACCCGCATACTCGACAGGGCATCGCCTATCCCGTGCTGTCGACCTGGATCAGCGAGGGCGTCTACGACGACCTGCTCGCTGGCTTCGGGGACGGCATTTCCGAGGGTCTGTTCACCGGTCTCGGCGAAGACGGCACCGACAGCGTCCTGCGTCGCTCCTACTCGGCGTCGCTCCTTGCCAGCGCCATCATGCGCGACCACGTCGCCCGGGTCGTCCACTCCGACGCCATCTTCCGCTGGGGAGACCGCGCCGCGTCGTGGTTCGTCCGGGAACGCGACCTGCGCGGCTACATCGAAGGGCGCGGCTGGGCGGCGGCGGTCGCCCACGGCGCGGACTTGATCGGCGCTCTGGCCCGCTCCCCGCACTTCGGCAAGCTGGAGCTCACGGTCCTGCTCGATGTGGTCGCCGATCGCCTGCTCACGCCCACGCGGTACCGCTTCGTGCACGGTGAGGACGACCGGCTGGCGTTGGCGATCATGGCCGTCCTCCACCGCAACACCCTCGGCATCGATGTCCTGGAGCCCTGGGTGGAACGACTGGCGACCGGGCTCGTCCCACCGCCTGTGAAAGACGGCGACCCGCCTCCGGAGTGGCCGACCCCGACGGCCGGCAACACCGCAGCCTTCCTCCGGGCACTCCACTTGCAGCTCGCACTCGGCGTCCAGGGTTACCCCACGCCCCAGGACGCCGCGCTCTTCGCCAATCCCCCGCACGTGC contains the following coding sequences:
- a CDS encoding DUF2785 domain-containing protein, which encodes MGVRSAYWEQVRASGFRLPDDRPLDDLTTELVEMLGDPDPHTRQGIAYPVLSTWISEGVYDDLLAGFGDGISEGLFTGLGEDGTDSVLRRSYSASLLASAIMRDHVARVVHSDAIFRWGDRAASWFVRERDLRGYIEGRGWAAAVAHGADLIGALARSPHFGKLELTVLLDVVADRLLTPTRYRFVHGEDDRLALAIMAVLHRNTLGIDVLEPWVERLATGLVPPPVKDGDPPPEWPTPTAGNTAAFLRALHLQLALGVQGYPTPQDAALFANPPHVRADLLLVLIRVLRSSQPHLFAQPRR
- a CDS encoding sensor histidine kinase, producing the protein MPSLDDVVQRYTDLDDDDREWLHRLVAEWQMLADLSFADLVLWVPDRDGLGFWACAQMRPTTGPTAHVDDLVGTFVPRGRRSLLDASFDQGRICRDGDPEWRDAVPVRVECIPVRRLDRVLGVITRNTNLLSVRTPSRLELTYLKTATDLAQMISEGSFPLPGERVDLGAAPRVGDGLIRLDVNGIVTYASPNAQSAYRRLGLIGDLLGCHLGTTTAALVPPSRRPVDEALAAIMSGRAPRETEIENSAAVVSMRIIPLMPKGTPVGAVVLLRDVTDLRRRERELLTKEATIREIHHRVKNNLQTVAALLRLQARRIGTAGGREALEEAVRRVGTIAIVHETLSTGFDERVNFDEVADRVLAMVAEVSIPETRVVPRRVGTFGMLDAERATPLAMVITEVAQNAVQHGVGRRGGRVDVIVDRSDGRLKVVVEDDGRGLPPDFHLDTSGGLGLQIVRTLVESEMGGRLHIGGREDGEGTRVVLDIPDEL